The uncultured Desulfobulbus sp. genome window below encodes:
- the ispG gene encoding flavodoxin-dependent (E)-4-hydroxy-3-methylbut-2-enyl-diphosphate synthase codes for MITRKTTRQIKVGDVAIGGGTPIAVQSMTNTLTSDIDATVQQIHGLEQAGCEIIRVAVPDMAAAEAITTIREQISLPLIADIHFDARLAVASMEHGAQGIRINPGNLGGPDKLAQVVAAAKMHAVPIRVGVNSGSIEKDLLKEFGYPTPERPDALIASALNNVRLLEQLGFYEMKISIKSSDTLTTIAGYRQLSQQTEYPLHLGVTEAGGLIPGTVKSSVALGILLSEGIGDTFRISLTREPVEEIRVAYELLRSLRIRERGPEMISCPTCGRTRIDLFSLAEAVERKLQTMESKIKVAVMGCVVNGPGEAREADIGIAGGNGVGILFKKGEIYKKVAEADLLPVFLEELEKLEAERTTKK; via the coding sequence ATGATTACCCGAAAAACAACCCGACAGATCAAAGTGGGGGATGTGGCCATCGGTGGTGGTACACCCATTGCTGTGCAGTCCATGACCAATACCCTGACCAGCGATATCGACGCGACAGTGCAGCAGATTCACGGGCTTGAACAGGCCGGCTGTGAGATCATACGCGTGGCTGTACCGGACATGGCGGCCGCCGAGGCCATTACCACCATCCGTGAACAGATTTCTCTCCCGCTGATTGCCGATATCCATTTTGATGCTCGCCTGGCTGTGGCCTCCATGGAACACGGTGCCCAGGGGATTCGGATTAATCCCGGAAACCTTGGTGGCCCGGATAAACTGGCCCAGGTGGTGGCTGCCGCTAAAATGCACGCTGTCCCCATTCGGGTTGGAGTCAACTCCGGGTCCATCGAAAAGGATCTGCTCAAGGAGTTTGGCTATCCAACCCCCGAGCGCCCCGATGCGTTGATTGCAAGCGCCCTGAACAATGTGCGCCTTCTGGAGCAGCTGGGCTTTTATGAGATGAAGATCTCCATCAAATCCTCCGACACGCTGACCACCATTGCCGGGTACCGCCAACTCTCGCAACAGACAGAGTACCCACTGCATCTGGGCGTAACCGAGGCTGGCGGGCTTATTCCCGGCACGGTAAAATCCAGCGTTGCACTGGGGATTCTGCTCTCTGAAGGGATTGGCGATACCTTTCGTATCTCACTCACCCGCGAACCGGTGGAAGAGATTCGTGTGGCCTATGAGCTTCTGCGCTCACTCCGCATTCGTGAACGTGGTCCGGAGATGATTTCCTGCCCCACCTGCGGCCGTACCCGTATCGATCTCTTCTCTCTGGCTGAGGCGGTTGAGCGGAAACTGCAGACCATGGAAAGCAAAATCAAAGTCGCGGTCATGGGCTGTGTGGTCAACGGGCCCGGAGAGGCGCGTGAGGCCGATATAGGGATTGCCGGTGGTAATGGTGTTGGCATTCTCTTTAAAAAAGGCGAGATTTACAAGAAGGTGGCCGAGGCTGATTTACTGCCGGTCTTTCTTGAAGAGTTGGAAAAACTGGAAGCAGAGCGAACCACTAAAAAATAA
- the tsaB gene encoding tRNA (adenosine(37)-N6)-threonylcarbamoyltransferase complex dimerization subunit type 1 TsaB has translation MADVLILAIETSTGCGSVSITRGDSHSGKVLGEYTLQPEVTHSRRLLGSVSGLMEGLSLSWNDLHGIAVSQGPGSFTGLRIGMAAAKGIAMAADLPLIGVPTLDGLSLLLTPAAQPVYLVLDARKQQVYAACYRLQEEGWQRSSNFEVLTPDELAASITEPCLVAGPGVAACAAQLAGHSQVQLLSSALLHPRAAGVGFMGASLLAERGFVGEENPVPLYVRASEAELNLKRK, from the coding sequence ATGGCTGATGTCCTGATCCTGGCCATTGAAACCTCCACCGGCTGTGGCTCTGTCTCCATAACCAGGGGGGATAGCCACAGCGGTAAGGTACTGGGGGAGTACACCCTGCAACCGGAGGTCACCCATTCCCGCCGACTCCTTGGCTCGGTGAGTGGGCTTATGGAAGGCTTGTCGTTAAGCTGGAACGACCTCCATGGCATTGCTGTCAGTCAGGGACCAGGGTCGTTCACCGGCTTGCGTATCGGTATGGCTGCGGCCAAGGGCATAGCCATGGCTGCCGATCTTCCCTTGATTGGTGTCCCTACCTTAGATGGTTTATCCCTGCTGCTCACTCCTGCAGCCCAACCTGTTTATCTGGTCCTCGATGCCCGCAAACAACAGGTCTACGCTGCCTGTTACCGCTTGCAGGAGGAGGGCTGGCAAAGAAGCAGCAACTTTGAAGTGTTGACTCCCGATGAGCTTGCAGCCAGCATCACTGAACCATGCCTGGTTGCCGGTCCCGGAGTAGCAGCCTGCGCAGCACAGCTGGCTGGCCACTCACAGGTGCAGCTCCTCTCCTCGGCGCTCTTGCATCCACGGGCTGCCGGAGTTGGTTTTATGGGGGCGAGCTTGTTGGCTGAGCGTGGTTTTGTCGGTGAGGAGAATCCGGTGCCGCTGTATGTGCGAGCCTCCGAGGCGGAATTAAATCTCAAGCGAAAGTAG
- the rseP gene encoding RIP metalloprotease RseP encodes MVSLFSFILVLGVLIFVHELGHFLFAKLFGVRVLKFSMGFGQKLFSRTWGETEYLISAFPLGGYVKMYGEHDEDEVDQLETHRSFAHKTVWQRFGIVFGGPLFNLLFAVTLFFGMFVLAGMPEPVDTTRIGAVNPESAAQEMGLAAGDEILTINGAPMRSWEQVSEAIKKSQGNVVTLDVVRDGKELQLSGEPTMQEVKNLFGEVVGKRYMLGIVRSEEIHYVDATVGQSLQAAFVQTWNLGYLTVMGIVKMVQRVIPASELGGPIRIAEIAGQQMEAGWMNLLYFMGLLSVNLGILNLLPIPVLDGGHLVFLSLEAVRRRRLSERSMEISQKIGIAILGTLMVFVFYNDILRLVKRWLMS; translated from the coding sequence ATGGTTTCTCTTTTTTCTTTTATACTTGTTCTTGGTGTTCTGATTTTTGTCCACGAGCTGGGCCATTTTCTTTTTGCCAAACTCTTCGGCGTCCGGGTGCTCAAATTTTCCATGGGCTTTGGCCAGAAACTCTTCAGTCGGACCTGGGGAGAAACCGAGTATCTCATCAGCGCCTTTCCCCTCGGTGGCTACGTCAAAATGTATGGGGAGCATGACGAGGACGAGGTCGACCAATTGGAAACACACCGTTCCTTTGCTCATAAAACTGTCTGGCAGCGGTTTGGTATTGTCTTTGGTGGCCCCCTGTTCAACCTGCTCTTTGCCGTGACACTTTTTTTCGGCATGTTTGTCCTCGCGGGGATGCCCGAACCGGTTGATACCACCCGTATCGGTGCGGTTAATCCGGAATCCGCTGCCCAGGAGATGGGACTTGCCGCCGGTGATGAGATCCTCACCATTAATGGGGCTCCCATGCGAAGCTGGGAGCAGGTCTCCGAGGCGATCAAAAAAAGTCAGGGCAATGTCGTTACCCTCGATGTGGTTCGAGATGGAAAGGAGTTGCAGCTCAGCGGCGAACCCACCATGCAGGAGGTTAAAAACCTTTTTGGCGAGGTGGTGGGCAAACGCTATATGCTTGGCATTGTCCGCAGTGAGGAGATTCACTACGTGGATGCCACCGTTGGCCAGTCTCTGCAGGCGGCCTTTGTTCAGACCTGGAACCTTGGCTATCTCACTGTGATGGGAATCGTCAAGATGGTGCAGCGGGTGATTCCCGCCAGCGAACTGGGTGGTCCGATCCGTATTGCCGAGATTGCCGGCCAGCAGATGGAAGCCGGCTGGATGAACCTGCTCTATTTTATGGGACTTTTGAGTGTGAACTTAGGCATCCTCAATCTCCTGCCCATACCGGTGCTCGATGGTGGGCATCTGGTCTTCCTTTCCCTGGAGGCCGTGCGTCGTCGTCGTTTAAGCGAACGATCCATGGAGATAAGCCAGAAGATCGGTATTGCCATTCTCGGGACTCTGATGGTCTTTGTTTTCTATAATGACATCCTGCGCCTGGTGAAACGATGGCTGATGTCCTGA
- a CDS encoding 1-deoxy-D-xylulose-5-phosphate reductoisomerase: MKHIALLGSTGSIGTNVLSIARQFPDQFKIVGLSAGSNIDLLAKQVLEFSPQCVSIGKPELAAQLAEKLPSSYRSRILTGVEGNTAIATLAEADMVVTAVVGAVGLLPTLAAIRAGKDIGLANKETLVMAGRLVMNEVEQHGVRLLPIDSEHSAIFQALEAGRSQDVDKLILTASGGPFRTWDADALSTAQPEQALAHPNWSMGRKISIDSATLMNKGLEVIEARWLFSMEPDRIEVVVHPQSIVHSLVEFVDGSVVAQLGIPDMRIPIGYALTYPQRLPLALPRLSLSQCSDLCFEQPDTNRFPALGLAFAALRAGGVQPAVLNAANEIAVEAFLEGKIGYLDIARVVEICLAQTPQANELDLDAILGADEAARVVAHKAIASF, encoded by the coding sequence ATGAAACATATCGCTCTGCTCGGCTCTACCGGTTCCATCGGGACCAATGTTCTGTCCATCGCCCGCCAGTTTCCCGATCAATTCAAAATTGTCGGACTCTCTGCCGGGAGTAACATTGACCTTTTGGCCAAGCAGGTTCTTGAATTTTCCCCCCAATGTGTTTCCATTGGTAAGCCTGAGCTTGCTGCCCAGCTGGCGGAAAAACTTCCCTCATCCTATCGTTCCAGAATACTCACCGGTGTGGAGGGGAATACCGCCATTGCTACCCTGGCTGAGGCCGATATGGTGGTGACGGCCGTCGTCGGCGCAGTTGGTTTATTGCCGACGCTTGCTGCCATTCGTGCGGGGAAAGATATTGGTCTTGCCAACAAGGAAACTCTGGTTATGGCCGGGCGCCTTGTTATGAATGAGGTGGAGCAGCATGGTGTTCGCCTCCTCCCCATTGATTCTGAACACAGCGCTATATTTCAGGCATTGGAGGCTGGACGCAGTCAGGATGTGGATAAACTCATTCTCACTGCCTCTGGGGGGCCGTTTCGTACCTGGGATGCTGACGCCCTAAGCACTGCCCAACCCGAGCAGGCTCTGGCTCATCCCAACTGGTCCATGGGGCGCAAAATTTCCATCGACTCTGCAACACTTATGAATAAGGGGCTTGAAGTCATTGAAGCCCGTTGGCTTTTTTCCATGGAGCCAGATCGCATCGAGGTTGTGGTTCACCCCCAGTCCATTGTCCACTCGCTTGTTGAATTTGTTGATGGTTCGGTCGTGGCCCAGCTCGGTATTCCCGATATGCGTATTCCCATTGGCTACGCTTTGACCTACCCACAACGCTTGCCCTTGGCACTGCCCCGACTTAGTTTATCTCAGTGCAGTGACCTCTGCTTTGAGCAGCCGGATACAAATCGTTTTCCGGCCCTTGGTCTTGCCTTTGCTGCCCTGCGTGCAGGGGGCGTGCAGCCGGCTGTGCTCAATGCGGCCAATGAAATTGCCGTTGAGGCCTTTCTCGAAGGAAAAATTGGCTATCTTGATATCGCTCGCGTGGTAGAGATCTGCCTTGCGCAAACACCGCAGGCCAATGAGCTGGATCTCGATGCAATTCTCGGGGCAGATGAAGCTGCCCGCGTTGTTGCCCATAAGGCGATTGCTTCTTTTTAG
- a CDS encoding phosphatidate cytidylyltransferase, whose protein sequence is MNRVIPGVLMAVCWIALLFVGTPFLFWCVALLGTSVALYEFFRMTCNQMTGLRLVLTIAATLMPIACVAGGSLELLPVGLFGSLLLLVGLSLQGYGSLQDGLHYLAFSGFAALYVSGCLAHLVLIRHLPQGDYWLLLFIAMIAGSDTGAYYAGKTFGKRKLFPLLSPKKTIAGGVGGIITGVIAAEGVNLLFPQSAQPLYLLLAACLLIIIGICGDLTESLIKRSVGVKDSGTVLQGHGGLLDRVDSLLLTGPVLYYLIYFQWLQ, encoded by the coding sequence ATGAATCGTGTCATCCCCGGCGTTCTCATGGCAGTCTGTTGGATTGCACTGCTTTTTGTGGGGACGCCTTTTCTTTTTTGGTGTGTTGCGCTGCTTGGAACCAGTGTCGCGTTGTATGAATTTTTTCGTATGACCTGCAATCAGATGACTGGCTTAAGACTCGTGCTGACCATCGCGGCGACGCTGATGCCCATCGCCTGTGTTGCCGGTGGAAGCCTTGAACTGCTCCCCGTTGGACTTTTCGGCTCCTTGCTGCTGCTCGTCGGCTTGTCACTTCAAGGCTACGGCTCGCTTCAAGACGGATTGCATTATCTTGCCTTTTCCGGGTTTGCAGCATTATACGTCTCTGGTTGCCTTGCCCACCTGGTACTTATTCGCCATCTTCCCCAGGGAGACTACTGGTTGTTGCTCTTTATAGCGATGATTGCCGGTTCTGATACCGGTGCCTATTACGCCGGTAAGACCTTTGGTAAACGGAAGCTTTTCCCCCTGCTCAGCCCTAAAAAAACCATAGCGGGTGGTGTCGGTGGAATTATCACCGGTGTTATCGCGGCTGAAGGGGTTAATCTCCTCTTTCCTCAATCCGCCCAACCTTTATACCTGCTTCTTGCCGCATGTTTGCTCATCATTATAGGCATCTGCGGTGACCTGACCGAGTCGTTAATCAAACGGTCAGTTGGTGTCAAAGACTCCGGCACAGTGCTGCAGGGCCATGGTGGCCTTCTTGACCGGGTTGACAGTCTTCTGCTCACCGGACCAGTTCTTTACTACCTGATTTACTTTCAGTGGCTGCAATGA
- a CDS encoding isoprenyl transferase: METQEAESTIPRHVAIIMDGNGRWAQERHRPRLFGHKAGADTVQEIVEVARNKGIGYLTLYAFSTENWKRPEGEVSGLMGILKTYLQSELRSMLKNDIRLNCLGQLHQLPPDVQEILSQSITQTQSCTGMTLNLALNYGGRAEMVDAITRIGHKCREGALDPDSINEAVISEHLFTAGQPDPDLLIRTGGENRLSNFLLWQASYAELYFTDVKWPDFRQEAFLAALNNYSQRQRRFGQTGAQVSGA; encoded by the coding sequence GTGGAGACTCAAGAAGCTGAGAGTACCATTCCCCGGCACGTTGCCATTATTATGGATGGCAATGGACGCTGGGCCCAAGAGCGTCACCGGCCTCGTCTGTTCGGACACAAGGCAGGGGCGGACACCGTTCAAGAGATCGTTGAAGTCGCTCGCAACAAAGGCATTGGCTATCTGACCCTCTACGCCTTTTCCACAGAAAACTGGAAACGGCCTGAAGGCGAGGTCAGCGGTCTGATGGGTATATTGAAGACCTATCTGCAGAGCGAGCTGCGCAGCATGCTCAAAAACGATATTCGCCTCAACTGCCTTGGCCAGTTGCACCAACTTCCTCCTGATGTGCAGGAAATTCTCTCCCAAAGTATCACCCAAACCCAATCCTGCACCGGCATGACCCTCAACCTCGCCCTGAATTATGGTGGCCGAGCTGAAATGGTCGATGCCATTACCCGCATTGGACACAAGTGCCGTGAAGGAGCGCTTGATCCTGACTCCATCAATGAGGCTGTGATCAGTGAACATCTCTTCACTGCCGGCCAACCTGATCCCGACCTGCTCATCCGTACCGGCGGTGAAAACCGGCTTTCCAATTTTTTACTCTGGCAGGCCTCCTACGCCGAACTCTATTTTACCGATGTCAAATGGCCTGACTTTCGTCAAGAAGCCTTTCTGGCAGCTCTGAACAACTACTCCCAGAGACAGCGCCGTTTTGGTCAGACTGGAGCCCAGGTAAGCGGTGCCTAA
- the frr gene encoding ribosome recycling factor: protein MSNAVIEQLNEKMAASLDALKRDLVKIRTGRATLSLLDGIKISAYGAQMTLDQVAALTIPESNMIAIKPWDPQVIGAIEKAILASDLGLTPSSDGNVIRLTIPPLTEERRKELVKQVKKLGEDHKVAVRNVRRDANDSFKKMKKDKEISEDDMFRLQDESQKATDSFISQIDDIVSGKEKEVMAV, encoded by the coding sequence ATGTCAAACGCTGTTATTGAACAACTCAATGAGAAAATGGCTGCGAGCCTTGATGCGCTTAAACGTGACCTGGTGAAGATTCGTACCGGTCGAGCAACTTTAAGTTTGCTCGACGGAATTAAAATCAGCGCCTACGGGGCCCAGATGACCCTGGACCAGGTGGCTGCACTGACTATTCCAGAGAGCAACATGATCGCCATCAAACCTTGGGATCCACAGGTTATAGGTGCCATTGAAAAGGCTATTCTCGCCTCCGATCTTGGCCTGACCCCCTCCAGCGATGGCAACGTAATTCGCCTGACGATTCCACCGCTGACCGAAGAACGTCGTAAAGAGCTGGTCAAGCAGGTCAAGAAATTGGGTGAAGATCACAAGGTCGCTGTGCGAAACGTCCGTCGTGATGCCAATGATTCCTTTAAGAAAATGAAGAAAGATAAGGAAATTTCTGAGGATGACATGTTCCGTCTTCAGGATGAATCCCAAAAGGCTACTGACAGCTTCATTTCCCAGATTGATGATATTGTCAGCGGCAAAGAAAAAGAAGTGATGGCTGTTTAA
- the pyrH gene encoding UMP kinase — protein sequence MKFKRVLLKISGEALMGDRPYGISTEVIKYLSQEIQALHNLKIELALVIGAGNIFRGVAGAASGMDRSSADNMGMLGTVMNSLAVQDGLENLDIPTKVMSAITMLNVCEAYERLKALDHLEHKRVVIFAAGTGNPYFTTDTAAVLRALEIKADVIMKATRVDGVYDRDPEKDPNAVRYHSLTFSTVLRDDLKIMDAAGISLARDNNLPIFVFDMTKPGNIVKAVTGEDVGTLITN from the coding sequence ATGAAATTCAAACGAGTCCTTTTGAAAATCAGTGGTGAAGCCCTTATGGGAGACCGTCCCTATGGCATCAGCACAGAGGTCATTAAGTACTTGTCACAGGAAATTCAAGCGCTGCACAACCTCAAAATTGAACTCGCCCTGGTTATCGGGGCGGGGAACATTTTTCGTGGAGTCGCCGGAGCTGCCAGCGGTATGGACCGCAGCTCTGCCGACAATATGGGGATGTTGGGTACGGTCATGAACTCCCTGGCTGTTCAGGATGGTCTGGAGAATCTAGATATTCCGACCAAGGTGATGTCCGCAATCACCATGCTCAATGTCTGTGAAGCCTACGAACGACTTAAAGCCCTCGATCATTTGGAGCATAAAAGGGTGGTCATCTTCGCGGCCGGGACCGGTAATCCGTATTTCACGACCGATACTGCTGCTGTCCTTCGTGCCTTGGAAATCAAGGCTGATGTGATAATGAAAGCCACCAGGGTTGATGGGGTCTATGATCGTGATCCTGAGAAGGATCCCAACGCTGTCCGTTATCATTCCCTGACTTTTTCCACCGTGCTGCGCGATGATCTCAAGATCATGGACGCCGCTGGCATTTCTCTGGCCCGCGATAACAATCTGCCGATCTTCGTCTTTGATATGACCAAGCCCGGCAATATTGTCAAAGCCGTCACCGGGGAAGATGTTGGAACCCTGATTACCAACTGA
- the tsf gene encoding translation elongation factor Ts, which produces MTITSQMVKELRDKTNAGMMDCKKALTETDGDMEKAVDLLRQKGLAVAAKRADRETKEGVIECYIHAGGKLGVMVEVGCETDFVAKTDDFKAFAKDVAMHIAAVCPVAVSREDVPAELVAREKDIYVKQALDSGKPENIVEKIVSGKIEKYISEICLLEQKFVKNPDLSVQDLLNELVAKMGENISIKQFARFQLG; this is translated from the coding sequence GTGACAATTACAAGCCAGATGGTAAAAGAGCTCCGGGATAAAACCAATGCCGGCATGATGGATTGTAAAAAAGCCCTCACTGAAACCGACGGTGACATGGAGAAGGCTGTTGATTTGCTGCGTCAGAAAGGGCTCGCTGTTGCCGCAAAACGCGCCGACCGTGAAACCAAAGAAGGCGTAATTGAGTGCTACATCCACGCTGGTGGCAAACTCGGTGTTATGGTTGAGGTCGGCTGTGAGACCGATTTTGTCGCCAAAACCGATGACTTCAAGGCTTTTGCCAAAGATGTCGCCATGCACATCGCTGCGGTCTGCCCGGTTGCTGTGAGTCGTGAGGATGTACCGGCTGAGCTGGTCGCCCGCGAGAAAGATATCTATGTAAAACAGGCATTGGACTCAGGCAAACCCGAGAACATTGTTGAGAAGATCGTTTCTGGTAAAATTGAGAAGTACATCTCTGAGATCTGTCTGCTTGAGCAGAAATTTGTCAAGAATCCTGATCTCAGTGTTCAGGACCTGCTCAATGAGCTCGTGGCTAAAATGGGTGAGAATATCTCCATTAAGCAATTCGCCCGTTTTCAGCTGGGATAA
- the rpsB gene encoding 30S ribosomal protein S2: MAAVNMRQMLEAGLHFGHQTRRWNPKMKPYIYGPRNGIYIVNLDVTMKLFRKAYAALADIVADGGSVLFVCTKRQGQAIIKEEAERCGMYFVNHRWLGGMLTNFQTIKHSVDRLKKIEAMQDDGSINRFPKKEILMMEKERVKLDRNIGGIKNMRTLPDVLFVVDPRNEDIAIGEAVKLGIPVIALTDTNCDPDGIDYIIPGNDDAIRAIKLITSTMAGAVLEGKSRRGEETAADIDDLEAAMTTGADEDLAAKVDEQ; encoded by the coding sequence ATGGCAGCTGTAAATATGCGTCAAATGTTGGAAGCTGGTCTGCACTTCGGTCACCAGACCCGCCGCTGGAATCCCAAAATGAAACCCTATATCTATGGGCCGAGAAATGGGATTTACATTGTCAACCTCGATGTCACCATGAAACTTTTCCGTAAGGCTTACGCAGCACTTGCGGATATCGTTGCCGACGGTGGTTCTGTTCTGTTTGTCTGTACCAAACGGCAGGGGCAGGCAATCATCAAGGAAGAGGCTGAGCGTTGCGGCATGTACTTTGTTAATCACCGCTGGCTCGGTGGTATGCTGACCAACTTTCAGACCATTAAACATTCTGTTGATCGTTTGAAAAAAATTGAGGCCATGCAGGACGATGGCTCCATCAATCGTTTTCCCAAAAAAGAAATTCTCATGATGGAGAAAGAGCGTGTGAAACTTGACCGCAATATCGGCGGTATCAAGAATATGCGTACGCTCCCTGACGTTCTTTTTGTCGTTGACCCGAGAAATGAAGATATCGCCATCGGCGAGGCTGTGAAACTGGGCATCCCGGTTATCGCGCTTACCGATACCAACTGCGACCCCGATGGTATTGATTACATCATTCCCGGTAATGATGACGCTATCCGCGCTATCAAGCTGATCACTTCCACCATGGCTGGTGCAGTGCTTGAGGGCAAATCCCGTCGCGGAGAAGAGACTGCTGCTGATATCGATGATCTTGAGGCAGCGATGACCACCGGTGCAGATGAAGATCTGGCCGCCAAGGTTGACGAGCAGTAA
- a CDS encoding YkgJ family cysteine cluster protein, producing MEYESLIPEDREPIGKEPFSFHCHPEVSCFLKCCRDVHLPLYPYDILLLKKQLGITSGEVIERYTEITEGSHPFFPGLRLKLLDDEARSCPFLTAEGCHVYRNRPTSCRTYPLERGLECTGKGGQIKVHHFLTHHPYCKGHFESRTYTLKQWERDQNLHQCNTLNDIWAELDAFFATNPWAGEGQAGPYQRLAFMTVYNLDGFRNYCEQQQIIAQFKLSKDERKRLKQDDEALLQFGFKWLETILGGRKLLQKK from the coding sequence ATGGAATACGAATCCTTAATACCCGAAGATCGCGAACCCATAGGCAAAGAACCGTTTAGCTTCCACTGTCATCCAGAGGTATCATGTTTTTTGAAGTGCTGCAGAGATGTTCATCTGCCCCTCTACCCGTACGATATTCTTCTGCTCAAGAAACAGCTTGGAATAACAAGCGGTGAGGTTATCGAACGCTATACTGAGATCACGGAGGGCAGTCATCCCTTTTTCCCTGGCCTTCGTCTGAAACTTCTCGATGATGAGGCACGTTCCTGTCCTTTTTTGACAGCTGAAGGGTGTCATGTGTACCGTAATCGGCCAACCTCCTGTCGAACGTATCCGCTTGAGCGTGGGCTCGAATGCACTGGGAAGGGGGGGCAAATTAAAGTTCATCATTTTTTGACCCACCACCCTTATTGCAAAGGACATTTTGAATCCAGGACCTATACCCTGAAACAATGGGAACGTGACCAAAATCTTCATCAGTGTAACACGCTCAATGACATCTGGGCCGAATTGGACGCCTTTTTTGCAACTAATCCCTGGGCCGGTGAAGGACAGGCTGGCCCCTACCAGCGCCTCGCTTTTATGACCGTTTATAATCTCGATGGTTTTCGCAACTACTGTGAACAACAGCAGATTATTGCCCAATTCAAATTGAGCAAAGATGAGCGGAAACGACTGAAGCAAGACGATGAAGCACTCCTTCAATTCGGCTTTAAATGGTTGGAAACCATACTTGGTGGGCGTAAGCTGTTGCAGAAAAAATGA
- the rplQ gene encoding 50S ribosomal protein L17, whose product MRHRKAGRKLGRTASHRDAMFRNMVTSLLEQERIVTTVPKAKEARRVAEKMITLGKRGDLHARRQALSYIRSKDIVAKLFDELSTQYADRQGGYTRIIRTGNRAGDAAPMAILELVDYEDIIEETEAE is encoded by the coding sequence ATGAGACATAGAAAAGCAGGTCGGAAACTAGGCCGTACAGCATCGCACCGTGATGCCATGTTCCGCAATATGGTGACCTCACTGCTCGAGCAGGAGCGGATTGTTACCACAGTTCCCAAAGCAAAAGAGGCACGACGCGTTGCGGAGAAAATGATTACTTTGGGCAAACGTGGCGACCTGCACGCTCGTCGTCAGGCCTTGTCTTACATTCGCTCCAAAGATATCGTTGCAAAACTCTTTGATGAGTTGAGCACTCAGTATGCTGACCGTCAGGGTGGTTACACCCGTATCATCCGCACTGGTAATCGTGCAGGAGACGCAGCACCCATGGCGATCCTGGAGCTCGTCGACTACGAAGATATTATCGAGGAAACAGAGGCTGAGTAA
- a CDS encoding DNA-directed RNA polymerase subunit alpha produces the protein MAQEIRDDNPFYKNWHSLIAPEKLEVDEGSLTSSYGKFVCQPLERGFATTIGNSLRRIMLSSIRGAAITSVRFNDALHEFTTIDGVHEDVAEIILNLKQVRLKLNGPDSRTVVIEKQGPGKVVAGDINGGSYIEVMNPDLHLCTLTSDMTFRAELEVHWGKGYVSAEHNKKEGQPIGVIPIDASFSPIVRVQYIVSQARVGQQTDFDRLTLEIETDGSVEPQDALAYAAKILKEQMTIFINFNEDIAKAPESSDEEDDSKAYPPFLDKNVEDLELSVRSANCLKNAQIQFIGQLVNKTDAEMLKTKNFGRKSLNEIKALLSEHNLTLGMKYEGWVAPDKREEKLEE, from the coding sequence ATGGCACAAGAAATCCGGGACGACAATCCCTTTTACAAAAACTGGCATAGCCTCATTGCTCCTGAAAAACTTGAAGTTGACGAAGGCTCACTTACAAGTTCGTATGGAAAATTTGTCTGTCAGCCTCTTGAGCGTGGTTTCGCAACAACCATCGGTAATTCGCTACGGCGAATAATGCTGAGTTCCATTCGTGGTGCAGCCATTACCAGTGTTCGTTTCAACGATGCACTGCATGAGTTCACCACCATAGATGGGGTCCACGAGGACGTTGCCGAGATCATTCTGAATCTGAAACAGGTTCGCTTAAAACTCAACGGGCCGGATTCTCGCACAGTCGTCATTGAGAAACAGGGACCAGGCAAAGTGGTCGCTGGTGATATCAATGGGGGGAGCTACATTGAGGTCATGAACCCTGACCTGCATCTTTGTACTCTGACCAGTGATATGACCTTTCGTGCCGAGCTAGAGGTTCACTGGGGAAAAGGTTACGTCTCCGCCGAGCACAATAAGAAAGAGGGGCAGCCCATCGGTGTTATTCCTATCGATGCCTCTTTTTCGCCCATCGTTCGCGTTCAATATATCGTCAGCCAGGCACGTGTTGGCCAGCAGACAGACTTTGATCGCCTGACCTTGGAAATTGAGACCGACGGATCCGTTGAGCCGCAGGATGCCTTAGCTTATGCAGCAAAGATCCTCAAAGAGCAGATGACTATTTTCATTAACTTCAATGAGGATATCGCGAAAGCTCCTGAAAGCTCAGACGAGGAAGACGACAGTAAAGCCTACCCACCGTTCCTCGATAAAAACGTTGAGGATTTGGAGCTTTCAGTCCGTTCAGCTAACTGCCTGAAGAATGCACAGATTCAGTTCATTGGGCAGCTCGTTAATAAAACAGATGCTGAAATGCTGAAGACCAAAAACTTTGGACGTAAGTCGCTCAACGAAATTAAAGCCCTGTTGTCCGAGCACAATCTCACATTGGGCATGAAGTACGAGGGCTGGGTAGCCCCAGATAAACGAGAAGAAAAACTGGAAGAGTAA